Sequence from the Rhodothermia bacterium genome:
ACCGGTCCAGCCCAGTGAATAAAAACAACAAGAGCCCCAATACCCATAAGCCATCGTGCTTTCGCCATCAACAATTCGTCCCACTTTTTGAGCGGCCAGTACAAAACCCCTCCGGCAAATAATCCGGCATATATCCCAAAACATCGCTCACAGACCGCCATCGGAATACCGTGTAACCGAATACAACGATCTGGAATTTGATGGCACAAATACCGATACTGAAAACGCCACAATAGGCCAGCACCGTCATCCAAAACCCATGGCAACATTGGGCCTAACATCCACAGTAACAAGATGATAAGAGCAATAAAATATGCTTTTATAGTATTTGATCGCTGGTCTTGCATCTTGCTAAGGTAGGGCTTTTATCTCGATTGAAACAACAAATAACGTCAGAGAAACAATGTGTGATTTGTGTTACTAAAACTTTCGCCATGATCGAAGGTGGAATAAGGTAAACGTAGTACCTCTGTAGCAGCGGCTTCCTATTATGTAACAAACAACTTGACTGACCCAAAACAAAAAATCCCCCGCCACGAAATCACGGCGGGGGAAGATTTACTTCATATCTTTAATCGGTTTCCACTAAAAACCAACGTAGTGCAAACGGGAAAACACATCCAAAAATGCCCAACCCAACCCAATTCATGTCAAACATGTTGTCCACCGAGAATTGGTAAAGGCCGTAGATCATAAAAGCGATTCCCGCACTAATGGAAAGAACTGAAAAAAACCGATAAAGTGCTGTCTTCATGTGGGCATTACTTTTTTCCGCCCATCAAACCACCGAGAAGGGAGCCAAGACCTCCACCACTATTCCCACCGCCACCGCCAGCAAGCTTCATAATGTCTTGCAGATCAAAGTCCCCGTCTCCATCTTGATCCATGAAAGGCGCTAATGCACCTAACATTCCG
This genomic interval carries:
- a CDS encoding DUF2085 domain-containing protein, which encodes MLPWVLDDGAGLLWRFQYRYLCHQIPDRCIRLHGIPMAVCERCFGIYAGLFAGGVLYWPLKKWDELLMAKARWLMGIGALVVFIHWAGPVVALWEGNVTGRVITGFVFGSICGYYATKGLLALILEVWRIKWRLLFQNPNRK